Part of the Cryptosporangium arvum DSM 44712 genome, TTTCGGGCTGGGCTCGAAATCCATCAGAACTCCCGATCCTCGAAGTGGCTCTAAAGTAACCGACGAGTCAGTAAGTTAATAGGGGACGCCGACCAAGGGAGGCTCGTATGGCCAAGGCGGCCTGGGTGACCGGTGGAGCGAGCGGCATCGGTGCCGCGGTCTCGCGGCGGTTGGCTTCGCAGGGGTACCGGGTGTTGGTCACCGACGTCGACGAATCCGGCGGTTCGGCCGTGGCGTCCGAGATCGGCGGGCTGTTCAAGCGCTGCGACGTGACGTCGCCGTCGGACAGCCTGGACGCCGTCGCCGCGGCCACCGAGGCGTTCGGCGGCCTCGACCTGGCGTTCCTCAACGCCGGTGTCGCGACCGGATTCGCGCTCGAAGAGGGGTTCTCGCCCGAGGCCTACCGGCGGGTGATGTCGATAAACCTGGACGGTGTCGTCTACGGCGCGCACGCCGCGCTCCCCGCGCTGAAGGCCCGCGGTGGTGGCGACATCGTCGCGACCGCGAGCCTGGCCGGCCTCACCGCGGTGCCGTTCGACCCCATCTACGGCGCCAACAAGGCCGCGGTCGTCGGGCTGGTGCGGGCGCTCGGCCCGCTCTACACCGCCGACAACATCCGGGTGAACGCGCTCTGCCCGTCGTTCGCCGAGACAGCGATCATCACGAACGTGCGTGACGCGCTGATCGGCGCGGGCGTGCCGCTGCTCGACGTCGCCGACGTCGTGGCCGCGTTCGACTCGATCCTGGCCGGCGACGGCACCGGCGAGGCCTGGTACGTGCAGGTGGGACGCCCGGCTGAGCCGTTCGCGTTCCGGAACGTGCCGGGGCCGCGTACGCCGGCCGGCGACAAAGCGCCGTCCGCGGACGCGTCGGTGCAGACGAGCTTGGGAGAGGCCTGACATGCGCGCAATCCGGATCACGTCGTTCGGCGGCCCCGAGGTGCTGGTTCCGGCCGAGCTGCCCGACCCCGTCGCGTCGGGTAACGCCCAGCTCCTGGACGTCTCCAGGGCCGGCGTGAACTACGCCGACACGCACCAGGCCGAGAACTCGTACCTGGCCGCGTCGTCGCTGCCGATGGTGCCAGGAGCCGAGGTCGTGGGGCGGCTGGCCGACGGACGCCGAATCGTGTCGCTGCTCGCCGGCGGCGGCGGATACGCCGAGAAGGCGCTCGTCGAGCCCGGGCTCTCGTTCGACGTGCCGGAAGGCATCGACGACACGACCGCGCTGGCGATGGTGGTGCAGGGCGCGTCGGCGTGGTTGCTGCTGCGTCGCAGTGCCGTGCTGAACCCCGGCGAGTCGGTCGTGGTGCACGCGGCGGCCGGTGGCGTCGGGTCGCTGGCCGTGCAGCTGGCCAAGGCCTGGGGAGCCGGGCGCGTGATCGCCACCGCGTCCAGCGACGAGAAGCGTGAGCTCGCCCGGGAACTCGGCGCCGACGTGGCGATCGATTCCCGGTCCGAGGACATGACCGCTGCGCTGCGCGAGGCGAACGGCGGACAGCGGGTCGACGTCGTGCTCGACATGACCGGGGGACGGGTCACCGACCAGAGCCTCCGCGCGCTCGCGCCGTTCGGCCGGCTGGCGTTCTACGGCATGGCTAGCCGGGAGCAGCCGAGCCCGATCGAGTTGCGCAACCTGCTCGGGCACTCCACGACCGTCGCCGGTATGTGGCTCGCGCACGCGTTCCTGCTGCCCGGCGACGTGCTGCGCCCGGCGATCGCCGAGCTGTTCGAGATGGTCGCGAAGGGCACGCTGCGCGCCGTTCCCGGCGGGGAGTTCGCTCTCTCGGAGGCTCGGAAAGCACACGAAGCTCTGCGTTCGCGCAGCACCGTCGGCAAGCTCGTTCTCGACCCGTCCCGCTAATGAGGAGCCCCGTGGACATCAACCTGGAAGGGCGCGTGGCCGTCGTCACCGGCGCCTCCCGCGGCATCGGTGCCGCGATCGCCAAGACCTACGTCGACGCCGGCGCGAAGGTCGTCATCACCGCGCGCAGGCCCGAGGGGCTGGAGAAGGCGGCCGCGGAGATCGGCGCGCCCGAGTCGGTGCACGCGATCGCCGCCCACGCCGGCAAGGCGGAGGACGCCGAGCGTGTCGTCGCCGAGACGATCGAGCGGTTCGGCCGGCTCGACGTCCTGGTGAACAACGCGGCGACCAACCCGTACATGGGGCCGGTCATCGACGCCGAGATCCGGGCCTGGGACAAGACGTTCGAGGTGAACCTGCGCGGCCCGCTGGTGTGGACGCAGGCCGCGTACCGGGGCTGGATGAAGGAGCACGGCGGCTCGGTCATCAACATCTCGAGCATCGACGGGCTGCGTCCGGGCGGGCCGCTCGCGATCTACGGCGTCACGAAGTCGGCGCTGGTGTTCCTGTCGCAGCAGCTGGCGACCGAGGTGGGGCCGAACGTCCGGGTCAACGTGCTGGCGCCCGGCCTGGTGAAGACCGACTTCGCGCGAGCGCTCTGGGAGGGCGCCGGGGACGACGCCAAGTACCCGTGGCCGCTGCAGCGACTCGGCCAGCCCACGGACATCGCGAACGCCGCCCTGTTCCTGGCCAGCGACGCCAGCTCCTGGACCACCGGCGCCGTGCTCGTCGTCGACGGCGGCGGCACCCTAGGCGGCCCCTTCAGCTCTTAGTGGGCGGCCCGCCCAGAACAACGCTGCCAGGCGAGCGCGAACCCTTGAGTACGCATGTGTACGCGGCGGATTCGCGCTCGACTGGCAGCGTTGCCCTGGGCGGGCTCCAGGTCAGAACCCAAAGCGCTAGCCCGCTCGTAACGGGCGGCGCATGGCGCAGCGGGGGGACAGCTCGTCGAGGCCCATGGCGATCTCGTGGTCGCGGGCCTCGCGCAGGCCCGGCGTGAGGTCGGCCTCGTCGAGTTCGACGAACCCGTACCGCCGGTAGAACGGGCCGTTCCACGGAACGTCGCGGAACGTCGTCAACGTGACCGCCGGGAACCCGCCGCGGCGGGCCCAGCCGATCACCGCGGCGAGCAACCCGCGCCCGTGGCCCTGGCGACCGTAGGCCGCGTCCACGGATAACTGCGACAGGTGCGCCGCGCCGTCCACGGCGTCGACCGCCGCGAATCCGACCGGCGCACCCGACGGGCCCGGAGCCACCAGGACGATCGCGCATTTGCGCAGCTCGTCCTGGGACATGTATTCGGGAGGCAGGGCGATGCCCGCCTCGATGAAAGGCGCCTCGGAGGCCTTCTCGACCTCCGCGAGGCCCGCCAGTTCGTCATCACCGGCCGGTCGTACAGCGTCGAAAGTCACCGGGGCATCATCCCCTAAGCGGAGTTACTCCGACGGCGGGTGCTCGTCACCGGTGCCGGTGAAGGCGTCGTGGCCGGCGTCGGCGGCGCGCTTGCGGGACAGCTCGATCTCGCGCTCGGCCTCGGCCCGCCCGACCCACTGCGCACCCTCGACGGACTTACCGGGCTCGAGGTCCTTGTACACCGTGAAGAAGTGCTGGATCTCGAGCCGGTCGAACTCCGGCAGGTGGTGGATGTCGCGCAGGTGCTCCTGGCGCGGGTCGTTCGCGTGGACGCAGAGGACCTTGTCGTCCGGGCCCTTCTCGTCCTTCATCCGGAACATGCCGATCGCGCGGGCGCGGATCAGGCAACCGGGGAACGTCGGCTCCTGCAGGAGGACCAGCGCGTCCAGCGGGTCGCCGTCCTGGCCGAGCGTCTCCTCGATGAACCCGTAGTCAGCGGGGTACTGGGTCGCCGTGAAGAGAATCCGGTCCAGGCGGATGCGCCCGGTCTCGTGGTCGACCTCGTACTTGTTTCGCTGACCCTTCGGGATCTCGATCGTGACGTCGAACTCCACGGGATGGACTCCTCACCGGGTCGGGCACTGATTACGACTAGTGTCTCGCAGGTCGGGAACCAGTCCTTGGGGAGGATATGCGGATCGGCCGCCACTCTGTGCTGTGGCTCACCCTCTGCTGGGTCCTCGCCACCGTGCTGGTGACAGACCTGCTGTGGTTCGCGCGCGGTGGCGCGAGCGAGGTGAACAGTGGGCGCGACGGGGTACTCGTCCCCGCCGTCGCCGCCGGACCGGTATTTACCGATCCACCAGCAGTTTTGACCCCGGACGACGACTCCGCGGAGCCACCTACCGAGGCCGGACTCACCACTGCGCTGTCCGCCCTGCTCACGGACTCCCGGCTGGGCTCCAGCGTAGCCGTGTCCGTGCGTGACGCGGAAAACGGGACCACTCTGTTCAGCAGAAATGCTGACACACCGGTCACTCCGGCCTCAACGACAAAGACCGTCACTGCGGCCGGGGTGCTGTTGGCGTACGGCCCGGCGCACCGGTTGACCACGAAGGTGGTCAAGGGCGCTACGGAGGGTGAGATCGTGATCGTCGGCGGCGGCGATCCGACGCTCGCGTTCGGCGAGAAGATGAGTTACCCCGGTTCGGCGCGGCTCGACGTGCTCGCGAAAGACGTCAAGACCGCGCTCAACGGAGCGCCGGTCACCAGGATCGTCGTCGACGGCACGCTGTTCAGCGGTCCGACCGTCGGCCCCGGCTGGGACGACGACATCATCTCGGGCAACTACTCGGCCCACGTGAACGCGCTCACTGCGAACGGCGCGCGGGTCGAGCCGACCCCCGACCACGAGGGCGACCGCACGCTCACCCCCGACCTGTTCGTCGGTCAGCGGTTCGCCGGCCTGCTGGGCGCCGGCGACGCCGAGGTCGTCCAGGGCACGGCCCCGGAGGGTGCCGAGTCGGTCGCCGAACTGCAGTCGCCGCCGCTCTCGCACATCGTCGACGCGATGCTCACCGAGTCCGACAACGTGATCGCCGAGGCGATGCTGCGTCTGACCGCCGTCAAGAAGGGCCTCCCGGCGACGTTCGACGGCGGCACCCAGGCGCGGAAGGCCGTGCTCGACGAGGCCGGCATCGACACGGCCGGGTACGGACTGCGTGACGGCAGCGGGCTCTCCCGACTCAACCGCCTCACCCCCAACCTGCTGACGTCGCTGCTGGCCAAGGCCGTCGGCACCGAGCACCCCCAGTTGCGGACGCTGCTGGCGGGGCTGCCGGTGGCGTCCTACAGCGGCACGCTCGCCGACCGCTTCGGTGGCAACTCGGCCACGGCCGGCGTCGGCATCGTCCGGGCCAAGACCGGGACGCTCTCCGGCGTGAGTTCGCTGGCCGGGATGACCATCACGGTCGAAGGCCGGATCCTGACGTTCGCCGCGGTGGCCAACGGCGTGCCGAACGGCGGTACCGACAGCGCGGAGGCCGCGCTCGACCAGATCGCGGCGACCCTCGCCAAGTGCGGCTGCAAGTAGGGGTGGGCGCAGATGACCGTTGGGCGGTACGTGCGATTCACCCGTACCGTGAAGAGATGACGCAGATGGTGGACTGGGATCTGGCGGTCTCCACCGCCGCGACGCTTACCGGTGGTGGCCCGCGGGTGAGCGTCACCGAAGCCGCGGACGTGGTGCTCGAACTACGGCGCCTCACCGACGTCGCGGAGCAGCACGTCGCGAACTACACCGGGCTGTCGGCCCGGGTGGACCACCCGCCGGTGCAGGTCGTCGACCGCACCGACTGGGTGCGGACGAACGTCGAGGGCCTGCAGGTCGTGATGGACCCGGTCATCGAGAAGCTCCAGGCCGCGTCCCCGCCGAAGCCGACGGCGTTCGGGCCGGTCGGCACCGCGGTGAAGGTCGTCGGGCAGAAGGCCACCGGCGTCCAGGTCGGCACCATCCTCGGGTTCTTCTCCAGCAAGGTGCTCGGTCAGTACGAGGTCTTCTCCGGCGCTCCGGGGCGGCTGCTGCTCGTCGCACCGAACGTGGTCGAGATCGAGCGCAAGCTCGGCGTCGACCCGACCGACTTCCGCCTCTGGGTCTGCCTGCACGAGGTGACCCACCGGACCCAGTTCACCGCCGTCCCGTGGCTGCGCGACCACTTCCTCTCCGAGGTCAGCGCGTTCGTCGACGCCACCGACCTCGACCCCGAAGCGCTCGCGGACCGCGTCCGCAACGGCATTTCGGCGCTCGCGGACTCGGTACGCAACCCCGACTCGAAGGCGTCGGTGCTCGACCTCGTGCAGACGCCGGCGCAGCGTGCCGTCGTCGACCGGCTCACCGCGCTGATGACGCTCGTCGAGGGCCACGCCGAGTTCGTGATGGACGGCGTCGGGCCCGACGTCGTGCCGACCGTGGAGAGCATCCGGGCCCGGTTCAACCAGCGCCGCGCGGCCCGCAACCCGCTCGACAAGCTGGTCCGGCGCCTGCTCGGCATCGAGGTCAAGATGCGCCAGTACGCCGAGGGCCGGAAGTTCGTGGCCGAGGTGGTCGAGCGGGTCGGCATGGGCGGCTTCAACCTGATCTGGACGTCGCCGGAGACGCTGCCGCGCCCGGGGGAGATCGCCGACCCGGACGCCTGGGTGGCTCGGGTGGTCGGCCCCACCGTGTCCCCGAACTAGGTCGCCGTGGTCGGGCCACCGCCGGCGGTCGCAGCCGTCCGGGTGGCGGTCCGGGGCGCGCTGCGTGCTCTGCCGGTCGGGTCGTTGGCGCTGGTCGCGTGCTCGGGTGGCCCCGACTCGGCCGCGCTGGCCGCGGCCGCGGCGTTCGAGGCGCCGCGGGCGGGCCTGCGGGCCGGGCTGGTGACGGTCGACCACGCGCTGCAGGCCGGGTCGGCCGAGCGGGCCGCCGAGGTCGCGACCTGGGGGACGGAGCTGGGGCTCGAGCCCTCGGTGGCGGTGCGGGTGGCGGTCGGCACCGCGGGCGGCCCGGAGGCCGCGGCCCGGCACGCCCGGTACGAGGCCCTCGGCGCCGTGGCCGCCGAGCACGGAGCGGCCGCGGTGCTGCTCGGCCACACCGCCGACGACCAGGCCGAGACCGTGCTGCTCGGGCTCGCCCGGGGGTCCGGGGCCCGCTCGGCGGCCGGAATGGCGCCGGTACGCGGCGTCTACCGGCGTCCGCTGCTGGACCTGCCCCGGGCCCTCGTCCACGGGGCCGCCGAGGACCTCCCGGTCTGGCACGACCCCCACAACGTCGACCCGGCCTACGCCCGGTCCCGCGTGCGGGCGCTGCTCCCCACGCTCGAGGAGGCCGCCGGCGGCGGCCTGGTGGCGGGTCTTGCCCGTACCGCCGCCCTTCTCCGCGCCGACGCTGAGCTGCTCGATTCGCTCGCGGCCGAGCTCCACGAGGACGCGTCCGCCGACGGCGGGCTCACCGTCCGAGCCCTCGCCGACGCCCATCGGGCCCTGCGTGGCCGGGTGCTCCGCCGCTGGGCGATCGAACTGGGCGCGCCGCCCGGAACGCTGTCCGCCGCCCACGTCGACGCGCTGGACGCGCTCGTCACCCGCTGGCGCGGACAGGGGTCGGTGCACCTCCCCGGCGGTATCCGGATCGCCCGGGTGCGGGGTGCCCTGCGCCGGGATGACCGGCTTCCGTAGGCTGCGAACGTGACGAGCCCAGAGTCAGACGGCCCGTACGCGGCCGACATCGAGCGGGTGGTCGTCTCGGCCGCCGACATCCAGGAAAAGATCGCCGAGCTGGCCCGGAAGGTCGAGGCCGACTACCAGGCCGACACCGACAGCCCGCTGCTGCTGGTCGGCGTGCTCAAGGGTGCGTTCGTCTTCATGGCCGACTTCGCCCGCGAGCTACGGCACCCGGCCGAGGTCGAGTTCATGGCGGTCTCCTCGTACGGATCCTCGACCACGTCCTCCGGCGTGGTGCGCATCCTCAAGGACCTCGACCGCGACATCGCCGGACGCCACGTCCTGGTCGTCGAGGACATCATCGACTCCGGCCTGACGCTGTCGTGGCTGCTGCGCAACCTGGCCAGCCGCAATCCGGCCTCGGTCCGCGTGGTCGCGCTGCTGCGCAAACCCGACGCGGTGAAGGTCCCGGTGGAGGTGGCTCACGTCGGATTCGACATCCCGAACGAATTCGTCGTCGGCTATGGCCTCGACTACGACGAGCGGTACCGCGGATTGCCATTTGTCGGGGTGTTGAAGCCCGAGGTTTACGGCGCTGCCTGACCGGACACGGGAACGGTCACACGGGTTCACCCGTTGTCTCGGAGGCGGCTACCAGCCACCTGCACCGTCGGTGGGTGCGGAGTACGCTTCTCCAACCGGGTGAGCAACAAGTATTACGCCCGTCGAACCACCTGAACTGCACACCGACACGCGCCAAATAGCCTGAGAATCGGGAGGGGCCGGGACTCTGCTTTTCGGAGCACCCCGCACGCAGCATGGAACGTACCCGCTTCATCCGCAGGCCCCTGGTCTGGATCATCCTGATGATCCTGGTCGCGCTCCTGTTGGGCTCACTGTTCACCGGCGACGGCGACTACAAGAAGGTCGACACCTCCGTTGCCCTGGCACAGGTGCGAGAGGGCAACTACAACAAAGCCCAGCTCCAGGACAAGGAACAGATCCTTCGCCTGGAACTGAAGAACGACTACCGCGGCGATAAGAAGATCGAAGCGTCGTTCCCGTCGCAGTCCGCTGACGACGTGTTCTCGCTTCTCTCGGAGAAGTCCGAGGCCAACGGTGGACCGGCGTTCGACACGAAGGTCACCCAGGAGTCGATCTTCGTCACGCTGCTGATCACCGTGCTTCCGATCCTGGTGGTCGTCGTCCTGCTCTTCCTCTTCATGAGCCAGATGCAGGGTGGCGGCAGCCGCGTCATGAACTTCGGCAAGTCGAAGGCGAAGCTGGTCAGCAAGGACACCCCGAAAACGACGTTCGCCGACGTCGCCGGGGCGGACGAGGCGATCGAGGAACTCCACGAGATCAAGGAGTTCCTGCAGAACCCGGCCAAGTTCCAGGCGATCGGCGCGAAGATCCCGAAGGGCGTCCTGCTCTACGGCCCGCCCGGTACCGGTAAGACGCTGCTGGCCCGTGCGGTCGCCGGCGAGGCCGGGGTGCCGTTCTACTCGATCTCCGGTTCCGACTTCGTCGAGATGTTCGTCGGTGTCGGTGCCAGCCGCGTCCGCGACCTGTTCGAGCAGGCCAAGCAGAACGCTCCGGCGATCATCTTCGTCGACGAGATCGACGCGGTCGG contains:
- the tilS gene encoding tRNA lysidine(34) synthetase TilS, which codes for MVGPPPAVAAVRVAVRGALRALPVGSLALVACSGGPDSAALAAAAAFEAPRAGLRAGLVTVDHALQAGSAERAAEVATWGTELGLEPSVAVRVAVGTAGGPEAAARHARYEALGAVAAEHGAAAVLLGHTADDQAETVLLGLARGSGARSAAGMAPVRGVYRRPLLDLPRALVHGAAEDLPVWHDPHNVDPAYARSRVRALLPTLEEAAGGGLVAGLARTAALLRADAELLDSLAAELHEDASADGGLTVRALADAHRALRGRVLRRWAIELGAPPGTLSAAHVDALDALVTRWRGQGSVHLPGGIRIARVRGALRRDDRLP
- a CDS encoding inorganic diphosphatase, whose amino-acid sequence is MEFDVTIEIPKGQRNKYEVDHETGRIRLDRILFTATQYPADYGFIEETLGQDGDPLDALVLLQEPTFPGCLIRARAIGMFRMKDEKGPDDKVLCVHANDPRQEHLRDIHHLPEFDRLEIQHFFTVYKDLEPGKSVEGAQWVGRAEAEREIELSRKRAADAGHDAFTGTGDEHPPSE
- a CDS encoding SDR family oxidoreductase — encoded protein: MDINLEGRVAVVTGASRGIGAAIAKTYVDAGAKVVITARRPEGLEKAAAEIGAPESVHAIAAHAGKAEDAERVVAETIERFGRLDVLVNNAATNPYMGPVIDAEIRAWDKTFEVNLRGPLVWTQAAYRGWMKEHGGSVINISSIDGLRPGGPLAIYGVTKSALVFLSQQLATEVGPNVRVNVLAPGLVKTDFARALWEGAGDDAKYPWPLQRLGQPTDIANAALFLASDASSWTTGAVLVVDGGGTLGGPFSS
- a CDS encoding GNAT family N-acetyltransferase, translating into MTFDAVRPAGDDELAGLAEVEKASEAPFIEAGIALPPEYMSQDELRKCAIVLVAPGPSGAPVGFAAVDAVDGAAHLSQLSVDAAYGRQGHGRGLLAAVIGWARRGGFPAVTLTTFRDVPWNGPFYRRYGFVELDEADLTPGLREARDHEIAMGLDELSPRCAMRRPLRAG
- the hpt gene encoding hypoxanthine phosphoribosyltransferase, coding for MTSPESDGPYAADIERVVVSAADIQEKIAELARKVEADYQADTDSPLLLVGVLKGAFVFMADFARELRHPAEVEFMAVSSYGSSTTSSGVVRILKDLDRDIAGRHVLVVEDIIDSGLTLSWLLRNLASRNPASVRVVALLRKPDAVKVPVEVAHVGFDIPNEFVVGYGLDYDERYRGLPFVGVLKPEVYGAA
- a CDS encoding zinc-dependent metalloprotease, with protein sequence MTQMVDWDLAVSTAATLTGGGPRVSVTEAADVVLELRRLTDVAEQHVANYTGLSARVDHPPVQVVDRTDWVRTNVEGLQVVMDPVIEKLQAASPPKPTAFGPVGTAVKVVGQKATGVQVGTILGFFSSKVLGQYEVFSGAPGRLLLVAPNVVEIERKLGVDPTDFRLWVCLHEVTHRTQFTAVPWLRDHFLSEVSAFVDATDLDPEALADRVRNGISALADSVRNPDSKASVLDLVQTPAQRAVVDRLTALMTLVEGHAEFVMDGVGPDVVPTVESIRARFNQRRAARNPLDKLVRRLLGIEVKMRQYAEGRKFVAEVVERVGMGGFNLIWTSPETLPRPGEIADPDAWVARVVGPTVSPN
- a CDS encoding quinone oxidoreductase family protein, with product MRAIRITSFGGPEVLVPAELPDPVASGNAQLLDVSRAGVNYADTHQAENSYLAASSLPMVPGAEVVGRLADGRRIVSLLAGGGGYAEKALVEPGLSFDVPEGIDDTTALAMVVQGASAWLLLRRSAVLNPGESVVVHAAAGGVGSLAVQLAKAWGAGRVIATASSDEKRELARELGADVAIDSRSEDMTAALREANGGQRVDVVLDMTGGRVTDQSLRALAPFGRLAFYGMASREQPSPIELRNLLGHSTTVAGMWLAHAFLLPGDVLRPAIAELFEMVAKGTLRAVPGGEFALSEARKAHEALRSRSTVGKLVLDPSR
- a CDS encoding SDR family oxidoreductase: MAKAAWVTGGASGIGAAVSRRLASQGYRVLVTDVDESGGSAVASEIGGLFKRCDVTSPSDSLDAVAAATEAFGGLDLAFLNAGVATGFALEEGFSPEAYRRVMSINLDGVVYGAHAALPALKARGGGDIVATASLAGLTAVPFDPIYGANKAAVVGLVRALGPLYTADNIRVNALCPSFAETAIITNVRDALIGAGVPLLDVADVVAAFDSILAGDGTGEAWYVQVGRPAEPFAFRNVPGPRTPAGDKAPSADASVQTSLGEA
- the dacB gene encoding D-alanyl-D-alanine carboxypeptidase/D-alanyl-D-alanine endopeptidase; this encodes MRIGRHSVLWLTLCWVLATVLVTDLLWFARGGASEVNSGRDGVLVPAVAAGPVFTDPPAVLTPDDDSAEPPTEAGLTTALSALLTDSRLGSSVAVSVRDAENGTTLFSRNADTPVTPASTTKTVTAAGVLLAYGPAHRLTTKVVKGATEGEIVIVGGGDPTLAFGEKMSYPGSARLDVLAKDVKTALNGAPVTRIVVDGTLFSGPTVGPGWDDDIISGNYSAHVNALTANGARVEPTPDHEGDRTLTPDLFVGQRFAGLLGAGDAEVVQGTAPEGAESVAELQSPPLSHIVDAMLTESDNVIAEAMLRLTAVKKGLPATFDGGTQARKAVLDEAGIDTAGYGLRDGSGLSRLNRLTPNLLTSLLAKAVGTEHPQLRTLLAGLPVASYSGTLADRFGGNSATAGVGIVRAKTGTLSGVSSLAGMTITVEGRILTFAAVANGVPNGGTDSAEAALDQIAATLAKCGCK